A part of Leishmania panamensis strain MHOM/PA/94/PSC-1 chromosome 34 sequence genomic DNA contains:
- the MPK13 gene encoding mitogen-activated protein kinase, putative (TriTrypDB/GeneDB-style sysID: LpmP.34.4840) codes for MQKYRILGKKGEGTFSEVLRAQDIKTQQYVAIKCMKKAFKSKEQVNRLREIQAVRRLQPHPNIVDLIEVLFDRSTGRLALVLELMDMNLYELIKGRKQYLGEEKVRSYMYQLLKGLDHAHRIGVFHRDIKPENLLIDSEGRLKIADFGSCKGVYSKLPLTEYISTRWYRAPECLLTDGYYNYKMDLWSAGCVFFEIIALFPLFPGSNELDQVHRIHNVLGTPPTEILDRLKKFGTHMDYDFPKKQGTGLAKLLPHVSPEALDLMKKLLTYDEEQRCTAKEALRHAYFSKLREADKKSHHLKHSAGVSRLSTVTDDLHASIGLSSSPRKAANGMPSLSSTLTASRKLPVIDGVSPKSCTFASSQSVQHQVHVVVATSTSSDDLNAQNLPKLT; via the coding sequence ATGCAGAAATATCGAATCCTAGGCAAGAAGGGCGAGGGCACCTTCAGCGAGGTGCTTCGCGCCCAGGACATCAAGACGCAGCAGTATGTAGCCATTAAGTGCATGAAAAAGGCTTTTAAGTCCAAGGAGCAAGTGAACCGACTGCGTGAGATTCAAGCTGTCCGGCGGTTACAGCCACATCCAAACATTGTAGACTTGATAGAGGTACTCTTTGACCGTAGTACCGGCCGCCTCGCGCTTGTCTTGGAGCTGATGGATATGAATCTCTACGAGCTCATCAAAGGGAGGAAGCAGTATCTCGGtgaggagaaggtgcggtCCTATATGTATCAGCTGCTGAAGGGTCTCGACCACGCTCACCGCATCGGTGTTTTCCATCGCGATATCAAGCCGGAGAACCTTCTTATCGACTCCGAGGGCCGTCTCAAAATTGCTGACTTCGGCTCTTGCAAGGGTGTCTACTCGAAGCTGCCGCTCACGGAGTACATCTCCACCCGGTGGTACCGCGCCCCCGAGTGCCTGCTGACGGATGGCTACTACAACTACAAGATGGACTTGTGGAGCGCTGGGTGCGTCTTCTTCGAGATCAttgccctcttccctctcttccccggCAGCAACGAGCTGGATCAGGTGCACCGCATCCACAACGTCCTGGGCACCCCACCGACGGAGATTCTCGATCGCCTGAAAAAGTTTGGCACGCATATGGACTACGACTTCCCCAAAAAACAAGGGACTGGGCTGGCGAAATTACTGCCACATGTTTCCCCAGAGGCATTAGACTTGATGAAGAAGCTGCTCACATATGACGAGGAGCAGCGTTGCACTGCAAAGGAGGCACTGCGACACGCGTATTTTAGCAAACTGCGCGAGGCCGACAAGAAAAGTCACCATCTTAAGCACAGTGCCGGCGTCAGCAGGCTGTCGACTGTCACGGATGATCTGCACGCCTCGATCGGTCTCAGCAGCAGTCCTCGCAAAGCTGCCAACGGAATGCCCTCGCTGAGCAGCACGCTGACGGCAAGTCGCAAACTGCCGGTGATCGACGGGGTGTCACCGAAGTCATGCACGTTTGCCTCCAGTCAAAGCGTGCAGCACCAAGTGCACGTGGTGGTAGCAACCTCCACCTCGAGTGACGACCTGAATGCGCAAAACCTACCAAAGCTGACGTAG
- a CDS encoding hypothetical protein (TriTrypDB/GeneDB-style sysID: LpmP.34.4850): MPSEVDERLAAACVTGDEGLVEMNQEQLYALQQAFVQLCKDYVLMDTSGMKMSMLYSELNNGPDYELFDRKTRRRRHWLAIRRRYEDIRELLWPSDAAADGENASVASVGGSEPHQHSPPAAESLPVLPLADMMEALTWLEAASSFAIRKHRPFDTADAAEFRPLDLSREVRIVASCLRAAGSSSFLHRVAHGTAGQLSEDATHAMADRLISLGALCANHGVPLSVAFVSSTSTSCDAVTSSGSASVGSVQAWLSSIPVLSRVKDAVRVMGVMQTCMQDMDNIAAAELLRFSNADGAGVREALLDALCRVVPASLFSDAVALENVDEVDLCIMLRFCTEIQEQNAAFFQVTGGTERTPQSERAAAAEGRRVLQHFTQLVLTRCRRLLQSHNGSPVTLLSGDAENIPLVDLQSFADHNHPEVRVHHKIGRVNAQGLRHARLQSTASTTLAELLSRLESANQRMTSGAQKLRCDLLRHLAQKAALGKSKLTLEDVTRALPLLAELMHKTSEKQVKSTYDRLLTAMSITISVALQQPQKPACVLALLEGLARCHYTPSSYKLLEMVMLRMMMCGAFTLRETGRCLTAMLQVVGPKNVSQSLQQAIAMRVATAVGEKSDNTVADVLAVLRALRFSCYSSFASLTCFVSRSPLMESTVSWQPSERVRYAVLLAAAAVAPETATDSELAIGLATTAREQLLLGLSPTNPLSDVPSLSPACVEEDAYQECVAACAALQVRPTPSVLAAWAHAEVDLRRVHSLCTPKLAVSTMEALEAMGLAPSRWYSAYSDYLVDVLEQMQRGDDEGQRLPLLEDDAETTARCLYLQRAPESVTRLASALLEGEVDHLDRILTSGAVVPRGAGCSPVWTFQQRSLERQTAEDEAEARLLRYCTALQQASGEGLSTGSAEV; encoded by the coding sequence ATGCCAAGCGAAGTAGACGAACGCCTTGCAGCCGCCTGTGTTACCGGCGATGAGGGCCTTGTGGAGATGAATCAAGAGCAGCTATATGCATTGCAGCAGGCGtttgtgcagctgtgcaaAGACTATGTGCTCATGGACACTAGCGGGATGAAGATGTCGATGCTGTACAGCGAGCTGAACAACGGCCCTGACTACGAGCTCTTCGACCGAAagacgcgccgccgccgccactggcTTGCAATTCGGCGTCGCTACGAGGATATCAGGGAGCTCCTGTGGCCCTCGGACGCCGCGGCGGATGGTGAGAATGCATCAGTTGCATCGGTAGGAGGCAGCGAACCTCATCAGCATTCTCCGCCGGCAGCCGAATCGCTGCCGGTGTTGCCTCTCGCGGACATGATGGAGGCGTTGACATGGTTGGAAGCGGCCTCGTCGTTTGCCATTCGGAAGCACCGCCCCTTCGAcaccgccgacgctgcgGAGTTTAGGCCGTTGGACCTGTCTAGAGAGGTCCGCATCGTGGCCTCGTGTCTCAGGGCTGCTGGTTCGTCCAGCTTCCTTCACCGCGTTGCACATGGGACGGCGGGTCAGCTAAGTGAAGACGCGACGCACGCGATGGCGGATCGCCTTATATCGCTCGGCGCGTTGTGCGCCAACCACGGCGTGCCCTTGTCGGTTGCCTTCGTCTCATCAACATCGACCTCGTGCGATGCGGTAACCTCATCAGGTAGCGCTTCTGTCGGCTCTGTGCAGGCGTGGCTCTCCTCGATCCCTGTGCTGTCTCGTGTGAAGGACGCCGTTCGGGTGATGGGAGTCATGCAGACCTGCATGCAAGACATGGACAACATCGCGGCCGCTGAGCTGTTGCGCTTCAGCAACGCGGATGGCGCCGGTGTGCGAGAGGCTCTGCTTGACGCGTTGTGCCGGGTtgtgcctgcctctctcttttccgaTGCCGTCGCCCTCGAGAATGTGGATGAAGTAGACCTGTGCATCATGCTACGATTCTGTACTGAGATACAGGAGCAGAATGCCGCCTTCTTTCAAGTGACGGGCGGCACCGAGAGGACACCCCAATCGGaacgcgcggcggcggctgaggGTCGACGAGTACTGCAGCACTTCACGCAGCTGGTGCTCACACGGtgtcgccgcctcctgcaaAGCCACAATGGCTCGCCAGTCACCCTCTTAAGCGGTGACGCGGAGAACATTCCGTTGGTCGACTTACAATCGTTTGCCGATCACAACCACCcagaggtgcgtgtgcatcaTAAGATAGGCCGTGTGAACGCGCAAGGACTTCGGCATGCTCGCCTGCAGTCCACGGCATCCACGACACTGGCAGAGCTACTGAGTCGGCTGGAGAGCGCCAATCAGCGAATGACATCAGGCGCACAGAAGCTCCGATGCGACCTTCTCCGGCACCTCGCCCAAAAGGCAGCCCTCGGAAAAAGCAAGCTAACACTCGAGGACGTGACGCGTGCGTTGCCGCTGTTGGCCGAGCTGATGCACAAGACATCGGAGAAGCAGGTCAAGTCTACCTATGATCGTCTGCTGACGGCGATGTCAATCACAATAAGTGTCGCGCTGCAACAGCCGCAGAAACCAGCGTGcgttctcgctctcctcgagGGCCTCGCCCGCTGCCACTACACGCCGAGCTCCTACAAACTGTTGGAAATGGTCATGCTCCGGATGATGATGTGTGGCGCTTTCACACTCCGTGAGACCGGTCGCTGTCTCACCGCCATGCTGCAAGTGGTTGGCCCAAAGAATGTTTCCCAGTCTTTGCAGCAGGCCATCGCCATGCGTGTGGCGACTGCGGTCGGTGAAAAGTCTGACAACACCGTGGCAGATGTGCTGGCGGTACTTCGGGCGCTGCGCTTTAGCTGTTATTCGTCGTTTGCTTCTCTTACGTGCTTCGTGTCGAGGTCACCGCTCATGGAGAGCACAGTGAGTTGGCAGCCATCGGAGCGCGTGCGCTATGCTGTGTTgctggctgccgcagctgttGCGCCCGAGACAGCGACGGACTCTGAGTTGGCCATTGGTctggccaccaccgcacgTGAGCAGCTTCTGCTTGGCCTCTCTCCGACGAACCCGCTTTCCGATGTGCCATCACTGTCTCCAGCGTGTGTTGAGGAGGACGCATATCAGGAATGTGTCGCAGCTTGCGCCGCGCTACAGGTGAGACCTACACCCTCTGTGCTAGCGGCGTGGGCGCATGCAGAAGTGGACTTGCGTCGCGTGCATTCTTTGTGTACTCCAAAGCTCGCAGTGAGCACAATGGAGGCACTTGAAGCAATGGGACTTGCCCCATCTCGGTGGTACAGTGCATACAGCGACTACTTGGTGGACGTACTGGAGCAGATGCagcgcggcgacgacgaagGGCAGCGACTGCCACTTCTTGAGGACGACGCAGAGACAACGGCAAGGTGCTTGTATCTCCAGCGCGCCCCCGAGAGCGTGACCAGGCTtgcctcagcgctgctggagggcGAAGTGGATCATCTTGATCGAATACTCACCAGCGGTGCCGTAGTTCCCCGCGGCGCCGGATGTTCGCCTGTGTGGACATTTCAGCAAAGGTCGCTCGAGCGGCAGACAGCCGAAGATGAGGCGGAGGCTCGTCTTCTACGATActgcacggcgctgcagcaggcatcTGGAGAGGGGTTGAGCACCGGATCTGCAGAGGTGTAG
- a CDS encoding hypothetical protein (TriTrypDB/GeneDB-style sysID: LpmP.34.4860) has translation MAYGKITEFELDAPTFIHAMIPTTRKQNCHRLLQRVATTRCALSQTLSRPSSVRSRGRDISVAEDDYVARLEGQLNACDASESPRSPEAQSSWQRQRSASLMTTLHAPHRPEGRDSVRCRQSFRSTAPSPHVTTLTKEWVKKDEEKAAMALSKGSTEAHTEDSLLAIPTYCTFPSRVGQSSTNSCEARLHRGRLKSFAGPSASNRSSAAAVGEYNAQGSTAQPPRRQRLLAKPIQSSLLLKDVMTTPVQLTRSSNASLLGSARIRCDTLERLRHGFVHQCIVLQSELEEKLEWRNRCRSALLRRNRPVDGATAVSTHSPASATSTLRAAGVNALHPKMFDEVFGSAAGFSMRLQRRSKLPQFSSFALHSVWSQEAARQAVQQEKHRLVDLLESFVVTCSAAALTLAATEELRAETIRRVWHPEGGGGSHNTSFLHCEQFLKFLQGRYELHTSQLLGAAEAMCPTDILDALPSQAEASFARYAYEILPSRAERRL, from the coding sequence ATGGCGTACGGCAAGATTACTGAGTTTGAGCTGGATGCACCGACTTTCATTCACGCGATGATACCGACTACGCGCAAGCAGAACTGCCACCGGCTGCTTCAGCGAGTGGCGACTACGCGTTGTGCTTTATCGCAGACCTTGTCGAGACCTTCGAGTGTCAGAAGCCGTGGCCGAGACATCAGCGTTGCAGAAGACGACTATGTGGCCCGCTTAGAAGGTCAACTAAACGCGTGCGACGCATCAGAGTCCCCACGGAGTCCCGAGGCGCAAAGTAGCTGGCAGCGCCAAAGGTCTGCTTCTCTGATGACTACGCTACACGCCCCACATCGACCGGAAGGCAGGGACAGTGTGCGCTGTCGGCAGTCCTTTAGAAGTACGGCACCTTCGCCTCATGTCACCACGCTCACAAAAGAATGGGTAAAGaaggacgaagagaaggcggcgatggcgctaTCGAAGGGATcgacagaggcacacaccGAGGATTCGCTCCTCGCCATTCCCACCTACTGCACGTTTCCAAGCCGCGTTGGCCAGTCGTCAACGAACTCGTGCGAGGCGCGGCTGCACAGAGGAAGGCTTAAATCCTTTGCAGGTCCCTCAGCATCTAATCGGtccagcgcagcggcggttgGCGAGTACAATGCGCAGGGGTcgacggcgcagccgcctcggAGACAACGCCTGCTTGCCAAGCCGATTCAGAGCTCTCTCTTGCTGAAGGACGTAATGACGACACCTGTTCAGCTGACGCGCTCCTCGAATGCCTCACTCCTAGGCTCTGCGCGCATCCGCTGTGATACATTGGAGAGGCTGCGCCACGGCTTCGTTCATCAGTGCATCGTGTTGCAGAGCGAACTAGAGGAGAAGCTAGAGTGGCGCAATCGATGCCGCTCCGCTTTGTTGCGACGCAATCGTCCAGTAGATGGAGCCACTGCTGTGTCGACCCACTCTCCTGCATCCGCGACATCGAcgctgcgcgctgccggGGTGAATGCTCTGCACCCCAAGATGTTTGATGAAGTCTTTGGAAGTGCCGCTGGATTTTCcatgcggctgcagcggcgctccaAATTACCACAATTTTCTTCATTCGCACTCCATAGTGTCTGGTCTCAAGAGGCTGCTCGGCAGGCAGTTCAGCAGGAGAAGCACCGCCTCGTTGACCTGCTCGAGTCCTTTGTGGTGAcatgcagcgcggcggcgttgaCTCTCGCCGCcacagaggagctgcgcgctgaGACGATTCGGCGCGTATGGCACCCTGAGGGAGGCGGGGGTAGCCACAACACCTCTTTCTTACACTGTGAGCAGTTTTTGAAGTTCTTGCAAGGGCGCTATGAACTTCACACAAGTCAGCTGCTTGGGGCTGCAGAAGCGATGTGTCCCACTGACATCCTCGATGCGTTACCGTCACAGGCGGAGGCCTCTTTCGCCAGGTACGCCTACGAAATTCTTCCTAGTCGTGCCGAGAGGCGATTGTGA
- the PABP1 gene encoding polyadenylate-binding protein 1 (TriTrypDB/GeneDB-style sysID: LpmP.34.4870): MTTTVQETATPVAQQPQVSKPMQIASIYVGDLDAAINEPQLVELFKPFGTILNVRVCRDIITQRSLGYGYVNFDNHHSAERAIESMNFRRVGDKCVRLMWQQRDPSLRYSGNGNVFVKNLEKDVDSKSLHDIFTKFGSILSCKVMEDEEGKSRGYGFVHFKDEISAKDAIVKMNGAAVHASEDKKALYVANFIRRNARLAALVANFTNVYIKQVLPTVNKEVIENFFAKFGGITSAAACKDKSGRVFAFCNFEKHDDAVKAVEAMHDHHIDGITAPGEKLYVQRAQPRSERLIALRQKYMQHQSLGNNLYVRNFDPEFTGADLLELFKEYGDVKSCRVMMSESGASRGFGFVSFSNADEANAALREMNGRMLNGKPLIVNIAQRRDQRYTMLRLQFQQRLQMMMRQMHQPMPFVGGQGRPMRARGGRQQQGGRAQGHPMPMPSPQQSQGFATPSAVGFVQATPKHSPGQVPETPPLPPITPQELESMSPQEQRAALGDRLFLKVYEIAPELAPKITGMFLEMNPKEAYELLNDQKRLEERVTEALCVLKAHQTV; the protein is encoded by the coding sequence ATGACCACGACTGTCCAGGAGACTGCTACCCCGGTGGCACAACAGCCGCAGGTGAGCAAGCCGATGCAGATTGCTTCCATCTACGTTGGGGACCTTGATGCCGCCATCAACGAGCCGCAGCTGGTAGAGTTGTTCAAACCGTTTGGCACCATCCTGAACGTGCGTGTATGCCGCGACATCATCACCCAGCGCTCGCTGGGCTATGGCTACGTCAACTTCGACAACCACCACAGCGCGGAGAGGGCGATCGAGTCGATGAACTTCAGACGCGTCGGCGACAAGTGTGTGCGCCTCatgtggcagcagcgcgacccctctctccgctaCAGTGGCAACGGCAACGTGTTCGTGAAGAACCTGGAGAAGGATGTTGACAGCAAGAGCCTGCACGACATCTTCACGAAGTTCGGTTCCATTCTCTCCTGCAAGGTAAtggaagacgaagagggcaAGAGCCGCGGCTACGGCTTCGTTCACTTCAAGGACGAGATCTCTGCCAAGGACGCGATTGTGAAGATGAACGGTGCTGCCGTTCACGCCTCGGAGGACAAGAAGGCACTGTACGTGGCCAACTTCATTCGCCGCAACGCTCGCCTTGCTGCGCTCGTGGCAAACTTCACGAACGTGTACATTAAGCAGGTGCTGCCGACCGTGAACAAGGAGGTAATCGAGAATTTCTTTGCAAAGTTCGGCGGCATCACGTCCGCTGCGGCCTGCAAAGACAAGAGCGGCCGTGTGTTCGCCTTCTGCAACTTCGAGAAGCATGACGACGCCGTTAAGGCGGTTGAGGCGATGCACGACCACCACATCGACGGCATCACTGCTCCTGGCGAGAAGTTGTATGTGCAACGTGCCCAGCCCCGCAGCGAGCGCCTCATTGCTCTTCGCCAGAAGTATATGCAGCACCAATCGCTTGGCAACAACCTGTACGTTCGCAATTTCGATCCCGAGTTCACAGGCGCCGACTTGCTTGAGCTCTTCAAGGAGTATGGCGATGTCAAGAGCTGCCGCGTGATGATGAGCGAGAGTGGCGCGAGTCGCGGCTTCGGTTTCGTTAGTTTCTCGAACGCCGACGAGGCCAacgccgcgctgcgcgagATGAACGGCCGCATGCTGAATGGCAAGCCCCTCATTGTGAACATTGCCCAGCGCCGCGACCAGCGCTACACGatgctgcgcctgcagttccagcagcgtctgcagATGATGATGCGCCAGATGCACCAACCGATGCCGTTCGTCGGCGGCCAGGGCCGTCCGATGCGTGCTCGCGGTGgtcgacagcagcagggcggtCGCGCGCAGGGCCATCCAATGCCGATGCCCTCcccgcagcagtcgcaggGTTTTGCCACGCCGTCGGCTGTCGGCTTCGTGCAGGCGACACCGAAGCACTCTCCAGGTCAGGTTCCCGAgacgccgcctctgccgccgatCACGCCGCAGGAGCTCGAAAGCATGTCaccgcaggagcagcgcgccgcttTGGGTGACCGTCTCTTCCTCAAGGTATACGAGATCGCGCCGGAGCTGGCGCCGAAGATTACGGGTATGTTCCTGGAGATGAACCCCAAGGAGGCGTACGAACTGCTCAACGATCAGAAGCGTCTCGAGGAGCGCGTGACAGAGGCCCTCTGCGTACTCAAGGCGCACCAGACGGTATGA
- a CDS encoding hypothetical protein (TriTrypDB/GeneDB-style sysID: LpmP.34.4880), which produces MEVISNGHGEQVDAVTGFRRFPNTPHMTHIVFRPSKSVAAPSTSVVSPSTLGIHNTYKGLTPNALVPRGGYKGPVVDEFPSRPQTPRSTNSIASLPPLLPADRPSVGPSEAFRERGVEHFREWVTGSTRSSTSTSDSGNTATAAANDHAPSSLELASASAQAPTRGTESDQRRPSITAPPGTLALEKIGCVSSDHGPSVSLSPESLHFARSPNSKSPFISAPALEVPTEATVDAALHRLRDALAQAQCMLDKSRVSGGARALPPPPTMPSEFTEPAQHQEHTAAFPTPTFICGSTGGEMMQEDSLDCVSPLLSTHAALHTSPSTEQRVSPLLATSFTFPIAKTPDVAAVPDETRFMVLCTVTHPSAILNRRLRHRGPVARASQEGLGRLSTHSLFPTCAEAGARGTSPRRIAEVQRSSVSVGASPLTPLMTTVREPQRSPSPNAGSDGHPSSRASTQRRPTERSVRRLLHKDPSLIPGLAEFLRAGNPNGFSSLNAATHTKTSTLANASSSARGPHRRPGPPVAAASASTVPLGHAPQLLLRRDSSVTAQSQTDCAVTSSSHLPYTPTEGSAAVMDVSPRRERARARRIDSIPSYAQPTLSWLSKGSEASADEFPVSRVASPQTSPLKDLAAAPCEGALSQHEIQ; this is translated from the coding sequence ATGGAGGTGATATCGAATGGGCATGGAGAGCAAGTAGACGCCGTGACGGGGTTTCGGCGCTTCCCGAATACGCCGCACATGACACACATCGTCTTCCGCCCCTCAAAGAGCGTGGCTGCCCCGTCTACCAGCGTTGTGTCACCATCGACCTTGGGCATCCACAATACCTACAAAGGATTGACGCCCAATGCCCTTGTGCCCAGGGGAGGCTACAAGGGCCCCGTGGTCGATGAATTTCCTTCACGTCCGCAAACGCCGCGCAGCACGAATTCAatcgcgtcgctgccgccgcttctgccgGCAGACCGTCCCTCGGTTGGACCCAGCGAGGCCTTTCGCGAACGAGGTGTTGAGCACTTCCGAGAGTGGGTGACGGGGTCCACTCGCTCGTCCACGTCTACGTCTGACAGCGGCAACACAGCCACGGCTGCAGCCAACGATCATGCGCCTAGTTCTCTCGAACTTGCCAGTGCATCGGCGCAAGCACCTACACGCGGCACAGAGAGCGACCAGAGGCGCCCCTCGATTACAGCACCGCCTGGTACGCTAGCCCTGGAGAAGATAGGGTGTGTGTCGTCGGATCACGGCCCgtcggtgtctctctctccagagTCGCTACACTTCGCACGCTCACCTAACTCAAAGTCCCCTTTTATCTCGGCGCCAGCACTGGAGGTGCCCACTGAAGCCACAGTGGACGCAGCCCTTCATCGACTGCGCGACGCactggcgcaggcgcagtgCATGCTTGATAAATCAAGGGTGTCTGGGggtgcacgtgcgcttccgccgccgccgacgatgCCATCCGAGTTTACAGAGCCTGCGCAGCATCAGGAACACACAGCAGCCTTTCCTACCCCCACATTCATCTGTGGTTCCACTGGTGGAGAGATGATGCAGGAGGATTCACTGGATTGCGTCTCACCACTCTTGAGCACGCACGCGGCACTCCATACCTCCCCCTCAACGGAGCAGCGAGTGAGTCCACTTTTGGCGACCTCCTTCACGTTTCCCATTGCTAAGACCCCCGACGTTGCCGCGGTGCCTGACGAAACGCGCTTTATGGTGCTGTGCACCGTCACTCATCCGTCTGCAATCCTgaaccgccgcctccgtcaccGTGGGCCAGTAGCGAGAGCGTCTCAAGAAGGGCTGGGCCGTCTTTCGACTCATTCGTTGTTTCCCACGTGCGCAGAGGCAGGTGCGAGAGGTACGTCCCCACGCCGCATcgccgaggtgcagcgctCATCTGTCAGTGTGGGTGCATCCCCTTTGACACCATTGATGACAACAGTACGCGAACCTCAGcgctcgccgtcgccaaacgcaggcagcgatggtCATCCCAGCTCGCGTGCATCCACACAGCGAAGACCGACTGAGAGGTCTGTTAGACGTTTGCTGCACAAGGACCCGTCACTAATCCCGGGACTCGCCGAGTTTTTACGAGCTGGAAATCCCAACGGCTTCTCATCCCTCAACGCAGCTACCCACACCAAGACGTCTACACTGGCGAACGCGTCATCCTCAGCGCGCGGCCCTCATCGCCGCCCTGGACCCCCTGTAGCCGCCGCTTCCGCCTCTACTGTGCCGCTTGGTCATGCGCCacagctgttgctgcgccgTGACTCCAGTGTCACCGCACAGTCACAGACTGACTGCGCCGTGACATCATCGTCTCACCTGCCATACACGCCTACTGAAGGGAGTGCGGCAGTAATGGACGTCTCTCCGCGCCGCGAACGTGCCCGCGCCCGCCGCATAGACTCGATACCTAGTTACGCGCAACCGACACTGAGCTGGCTTTCCAAGGGGTCTGAGGCTTCCGCGGATGAGTTCCCAGTTAGTCGTGTAGCCTCGCCGCAGACGAGCCCATTGAAGGacctggcggcggcgccgtgtgAAGGCGCCCTTAGTCAACATGAGATACAGTAG
- a CDS encoding hypothetical protein (TriTrypDB/GeneDB-style sysID: LpmP.34.4890) yields the protein MLLSAVEKKITAVLQSLRDTPRTPYEMENLYQLNCERIATARAALADMSGDYIDRLRARCMEAEKQVQAKRAAGVVDTATADTAFSLDFAIEETEGQNDAEIQSAMEAVAHGSRRPKKSNENGKLKKQKDGEEGHKKRGKRTPADEPFALSHLAGCGSGEDNAVVTATSSCLTRWVVLSRNNNLSSSEVPSALSSSGRGRCEAVPNTSLARAFFTEEMSWDGVLCLCAVELYRCVVIALTYGEPQLSWAECEKRVKSQEAVASKVGAITEECFSSHTAKCEDLRSPNKFSDGDGEDTESDSPSAVEDMTLSEQLIAEYHQAQQAEEEHDADTLALPRDVSERFQQRLRGFTEAMWVILLCHGGYFAGGVFAGGTCVAHKAFQRYVVRKKQGGKQSSNAKDAGSYNSVGSQIRTAQEVKWRVDVRDILVDWTPYIQAASFILYAAPGPQNRAVLTDFSLLPAMASVGGRKCDSPIQLKDPRVSRVPLTTHRPTFEEVRRIYGVCSHCSLLYVREEDA from the coding sequence ATGCTGCTCAGTGCTGTGGAGAAAAAGATTACGGCGGTGCTCCAATCGCTTCGTGACACCCCACGCACCCCCTATGAGATGGAGAACCTCTATCAACTGAACTGCGAGCGCATCGCTACCGCCCGAGCAGCACTCGCTGACATGAGTGGCGACTACATCGATAGGTTGCGCGCGAGGTGCatggaggcagagaagcaggtGCAGGCGAAGCGTGCCGCCGGCGTGGTCGACACGGCCACCGCTGACACTGCCTTTTCCCTCGATTTTGCGATTGAGGAGACGGAGGGGCAGAACGATGCGGAGATTCAGTCGGCGATGGAGGCGGTAGCCCATGGCAGTAGGCGACCAAAGAAGTCAAATGAAAATGGCAAGCTTAAGAAGCAGAaagatggagaggaggggcacaagaagagggggaagcggACTCCTGCTGATGAACCATTCGCTCTCTCACACCTTGctggctgcggcagtggcgaggaCAATGCAGTTGTCACGGCTACCTCGTCCTGCTTGACAAGGTGGGTGGTGCTGTCCCGCAATAACAACCtaagcagcagcgaagtgCCGTCAGCATTGTCGTCGAGTGGTCGGGGAAGATGCGAGGCGGTCCCAAACACCTCTCTCGCCCGAGCTTTCTTCACTGAAGAAATGAGTTGGGACGGTgtgctgtgcctgtgcgcggTGGAGCTCTACCGGTGCGTGGTGATCGCCCTGACCTATGGTGAGCCGCAGCTGAGCTGGGCGGAGTGCGAAAAGAGGGTCAAGTCTCAAGAAGCGGTGGCCTCCAAAGTCGGTGCCATCACGGAGGAGTGCTTTTCTTCCCACACTGCGAAGTGCGAGGACCTCAGATCGCCCAACAAGTTCTccgatggcgacggcgaggacaCCGAAAGTGACAGCCCATCGGCAGTCGAGGATATGACACTATCGGAGCAGCTGATCGCCGAGTACCATCAAGCGCAgcaagcggaggaggaacaTGACGCGGACACCTTGGCCCTTCCGCGCGACGTCTCGGAGCGCTTCCAGCAGCGTCTTCGCGGCTTCACAGAAGCAATGTGGGTCATTCTTCTCTGCCACGGCGGGTATTTTGCCGGGGGTGTCTTTGCGGGAGGGACTTGCGTTGCTCACAAGGCGTTTCAGCGGTATGTAGTCCGCAAAAAACAAGGTGGAAAGCAGTCGTCGAACGCGAAGGACGCAGGAAGTTACAACAGCGTTGGGTCTCAAATCCGCACTGCACAGGAGGTGAAGTGGCGCGTCGATGTGCGGGACATTCTGGTGGACTGGACGCCTTACATCCAAGCCGCTTCTTTCATCCTCTACGCCGCGCCAGGCCCTCAAAACAGAGCGGTGCTCACTgacttttctctcctccccgcgATGGCGTCGGTCGGGGGTAGGAAGTGCGACTCACCCATTCAGCTGAAGGACCCGCGAGTGAGCCGAGTGCCACTCACGACGCACCGGCCCACCTtcgaggaggtgcggcgcATCTATGGCGTATGTTCGCATTGCAGCTTACTCTACgtgcgagaggaggacgcgtaa